A region from the Dendropsophus ebraccatus isolate aDenEbr1 chromosome 1, aDenEbr1.pat, whole genome shotgun sequence genome encodes:
- the LOC138777985 gene encoding protocadherin gamma-C5-like: MDYRSSSKAWKWQVVCCFLLCSWGWVSGQLRYSIVEESEPGTLVGNVAQDLGVKRSEIAHRKLHFEAEKNEYFVLYRENGALIVKERIDRESLCGSSARCMMQIEVVAENPLELFNVEIEILDINDNSPTFSSNYRTLKISELFSGLGAQFALENAEDLDVGVNEVSQYTLNTNPYFSLSVKNRKDGTLIPQLILEKVLDREEKAEHNLILTAIDGGEPARSGTCRITIVVLDINDNPPVFNQSVYKISLKENPPLHSVILTLNATDLDEGENGEIQYYFDDHTSKSSRQLFDLNEQNGEIFVKGILDFEDINFYELYIKSVDKGTPPLEGNCLVHVDVEDVNDNAPEISLTSMANIIPENAPLGTAVVFINVRDKDSGKNGEIKLDLSQNVPFKIKHMKNRYALVTDENLDREETPQYTIELTASDLGSPPLYSKTSVTLRVSDINDNAPVFTQATYNAFIMENSDPGTLLCTVSATDLDEGVNSDLVYSIVERQIDGSSVSSFVYIHSNDGNIYAQRSFDYEQIQVLQITIKVEDSGSPQLSSTVPVFIFILDRNDNPPTLLYPEHSEDLIVQERIPKSTSAGYLVTKLSAVDLDSGHNAWLLFTLIDPINYSSFQVSKHTGEVRTVRGLQESENMEQQLVISISDQGNPPLSTTVTVLVSIADEVVVERPKSGDFLTNSKPPSDMTLYLIISLVAISLVSLVTFMILLVRCLRKDSYDYTSSCCILGGSQSKPYTDQYQPALYLNTDGTLKYMEVRMVPPGSQGQSYQTHLPPAPEPQDFSIVQPFHFPELKDIGQNVSAEESCSNDPGNVSYYFLNYFYFHCHLVKWI; encoded by the coding sequence ATGGACTACAGAAGCAGCTCAAAGGCTTGGAAATGGCAAGTAGTCTGCTGCTTTCTCCTTTGTAGCTGGGGCTGGGTCTCTGGGCAGCTGCGATATTCTATTGTTGAGGAGTCTGAACCAGGGACATTGGTAGGAAATGTAGCTCAGGATTTGGGTGTGAAACGTTCAGAGATAGCTCATCGTAAGTTACATTTCGAGGCAGAGAAAAACGAGTATTTTGTTCTATATAGAGAAAATGGAGCTTTGATTGTGAAGGAGAGGATTGATAGGGAGAGTCTGTGTGGATCTAGTGCCCGCTGTATGATGCAGATAGAGGTTGTAGCTGAAAACCCATTGGAGCTTTTCAATGTGGAAATAGAAATTCTAGATATTAATGATAATTCTCCTACATTTTCAAGCAATTATCGCACACTAAAAATTTCAGAATTGTTTTCAGGTCTTGGTGCCCAATTTGCTTTAGAAAATGCAGAGGATTTAGATGTCGGTGTGAATGAAGTCAGTCAGTATACATTGAATACAAATCCTTATTTCTCTTTGTCTGTAAAGAATCGTAAAGATGGAACGCTCATCCCTCAGCTGATACTAGAAAAGGTTttagatagagaagaaaaagcaGAACATAACCTGATTCTCACAGCTATAGATGGAGGAGAACCAGCCAGATCAGGGACCTGCAGAATAACAATCGTTGTATTAGATATTAATGATAACCCTCCAGTCTTCAATCAGTCAGTGTATAAGATTAGTTTAAAGGAAAATCCACCATTGCATTCAGTTATTCTGACACTGAATGCAACAGATTTAGATGAGGGTGAAAATGGTGAAATCCAGTATTATTTTGATGATCACACATCTAAATCTTCGAGGCAATTGTTTGATTTAAATGAACAAAATGGAGAAATTTTTGTAAAAGGTATTTTGGATTTTGAAGACATAAATTTTTATGAATTATATATCAAATCAGTAGATAAAGGAACACCACCCTTGGAAGGTAATTGCCTGGTTCATGTAGATGTTGAAGATGTAAATGACAATGCCCCAGAAATTTCTCTTACCTCTATGGCAAATATCATTCCTGAAAATGCACCTCTAGGTACTGCTGTTGTATTCATTAATGTGAGAGACAAAGATTCTGGGAAAAATGGAGAGATAAAACTGGACTTATCACAAAATGTACCTTTTAAAATTAAACATATGAAAAACCGCTATGCATTGGTCACAGATGAAAATCTGGATAGAGAGGAAACCCCCCAATACACTATAGAGCTGACAGCCTCGGATTtagggtctcctcctctatacagTAAGACAAGCGTCACCCTCAGGGTGTCAGATATTAATGATAATGCTCcagtgttcacacaggctacttatAATGCTTTCATTATGGAGAACAGTGACCCGGGGACTCTTCTATGTACAGTATCTGCTACTGACCTAGATGAGGGGGTTAATTCTGATCTGGTCTACTCCATAGTTGAGCGTCAGATTGATGGCTCCTCTGTATCCTCCTTTGTTTACATCCATTCTAATGATGGGAATATATACGCTCAGCGTTCCTTTGACTATGAGCAGATCCAGGTATTACAGATCACCATAAAGGTAGAAGACTCAGGGTCTCCGCAGTTATCTTCCACTGTTCCCGTCTTTATCTTCATTCTGGATAGAAATGACAATCCCCCCACTCTGCTGTATCCAGAGCACTCTGAGGACCTCATTGTTCAAGAGAGGATCCCAAAGTCTACAAGTGCCGGATATCTGGTGACCAAACTGTCGGCAGTGGATCTGGACTCTGGTCACAATGCCTGGCTGCTCTTTACTCTCATTGACCCCATCAATTATTCATCATTTCAAGTGTCTAAACACACAGGAGAGGTGAGGACTGTGCGAGGATTACAGGAAAGCGAGAACATGGAGCAACAACTTGTCATCTCTATCAGTGATCAGGGGAATCCTCCATTATCCACCACAGTGACTGTACTGGTCAGTATAGCAGATGAGGTTGTAGTGGAAAGACCCAAATCTGGGGACTTCCTGACCAATTCCAAACCCCCCTCAGATATGACTCTGTATTTAATCATTTCCCTGGTGGCCATCAGCTTAGTGTCACTTGTCACCTTCATGATATTATTGGTGAGATGTCTGAGGAAGGACAGCTATGATTACACCAGTAGTTGTTGTATTCTTGGTGGATCCCAATCCAAACCCTACACAGACCAGTATCAGCCAGCTCTGTACCTGAACACTGACGGGACCTTAAAATACATGGAGGTGAGGATGGTTCCTCCAGGATCCCAGGGGCAGAGTTACCAAACTCATTTACCCCCAGCCCCGGAGCCACAAGATTTCAGTattgtgcagccgttccattttcCTGAATTGAAGGACATAGGTCAGAATGTATCTGCAGAGGAGAGTTGCTCAAATGATCCTGGCAATGTAAGTTACTATTTTCttaattatttctattttcaTTGTCATTTGGTAAAATGGATTTAA